A stretch of the Phyllopteryx taeniolatus isolate TA_2022b chromosome 5, UOR_Ptae_1.2, whole genome shotgun sequence genome encodes the following:
- the alpk3a gene encoding titin isoform X3, protein MTSRRPMTRSFSANGRTSSFSEEDSSSLNGRTETRSNYLSNVRPENSYSRYSHYRPTRSTLCTVMAQLTEDVQPSFETTLKSKAVSENCNVKFTCVVSGYPAPELKWYKDDMEMDRYCGLPKYEIHKNGKLHTLHIYKCTLDDAAIYQVSASNSKGIVSCSGVLEVGTMSEFKIHQRFFAKLKQKAEKKRKDLDELSKKEVKDNIQTEEPCISPEPPPRKRPVPSVEPVQAANEPETVEQLHTAAGANGVSFDVKETASAIPLDNSLEKDIPAPEELVAKKKPKITNGVDAGVNTTTISSSSRGHMIGNGSENCYDGGISLAQFLSENLQSQTDEEIENLPQLEKTQEMDVCIENASTEKEGRLEKLQAEKEQHETAKEKENIKEKELVIEMEKEKERLQEMSHLAEHPKHHRKALKDNDHHNIQSSISSMLHTVKDFFFGKGKKDSHEYTENKDKEHDHVPKFIQPKSTQSQTPPSYRLYKKHRAELDKAHMDQVVPMEIDKPPEPSKSVDVEQQSVSKKLSTAQERKVKVEEAVKSPIIELPPGRPKEPTGQSNQETGTLVDNMEVSAGEGISGPGQQTLLSGLQVLTEAEEKHTEAVTSADMVLSHQQESETLVASPRPHHPAGHATSSPRDDKSLSPTSQSFPQPSSLIKDNHAPPLSVISAMETSSLYVTPTLQGGEINVDKMDKDSEPDREVNDSSKKLRGETKANVKELPRPYIIRPEVAVLTPPSLEKGKPAKEVNYPTKKLCVKTEQKLMELPRPALNRPEVAVLTPPPLEKGKPAKEVNYPTKKLCVETEEKLKELPRPGINRPKVAVLTPSLLVKCKPDKEVNYPTKKLCVKTEEKLMELPRPALNRPEVAVLTPPPLEKGKPAKEVNYPTKKLCVKTEEKLMELPRPDINRPEVAVLTLTLLEEGKPDKELDYPSRILCVQNEEKLKEIPRPDINRPEVSILTLHSLEEGKPAKQVNYPTKRLCVGTQEKLKEVPCPDINRPEVAILTPTSLEEAVKIRLIKAPVQTVESNMEARSSQRDHTKEEAESVSLIQEMNVGFLPAAAPKMGDLKMWSEYMPFLTDESKEDSKLKLLQSSESGFKRHETRSERKEGVTDTRLRDIVENLNNLKEQKQVIVQLTETNNDVLEMVTEEKKPLAVANELKKESVKIITDKKDHKEVKLSVVEEASKMAHQGHNEKQQCSSENVPLASDISTNKSTAVPRIEIIEPQPKQFTLPLTILALKKIESDPSILEKHLKPQAIAWDVLDSSGRDHKPSPSDEAKELLKLDDKTEIILQARMKDSQQLPQVNYATIPQINVSSSDDKKDHKFVNTQVLDSLQPLETSTVPLFVVPPISVTCHENESEPKKTTHTEWTETETLVVTQSVRQRGSGNDTTAMSEKPQDMAEQSLTENISSMPNETVLQRRNGSGPSLSRTTEDNISLEKLKENPLKQAKIDSTVTVEDLLRSRAPVERLAHKPPTHPSLSPGSIRKFMSKAAAELESDAGMMVPVITVDDRQRDKADDDTSGGSTPTSSTPTSSLSCESSPRLKRRDSLSLIRSATPEELASGARRKIFIPKAKEDPDEVAGALEAQNKKESPYMSPSQARRAALLQAPVGQNTPPTERRSPLMNRRKTTLEVPKVVEEPPKEDPVKGVKEEKVAEKKFDPLKAPQVIRKIRGEPFPDASGHLKLWCQFFNILSDSTIKWFRDEEEILEVKRSAGDETQVALAIVLAASQDCGVYGCTIQNEYGTDTTDFLLSVDILSDILLREALEVGEEIEMTPLLFTKGLATSSNWGDKYFGRIMTEMAHIGEGVSHKASRVKVIYGLNPVYESGSTCIIKVPNPIAYGTKQDNNLIDRNLEMTKQECKIQNMIREYCKIFAAEARAIENFGSSLEVIPQYLMYRPANSVPYATVEVDLKGVFLKYCATDGKGCLIAQSASEMEQKCSTFQHWIHQWTHGNLLITRMEGVETKITNVRVVTKTKGYQGLTDCSSPEVFEQFPTVHQCNYYCGLLGLCPLKTQDQQQTTKVKGSKSPLLNRKLTPGSGSPQPHRKGHSPQMPRKANVSPKVTRKVQETKDIDSNGKLKPAETTNALEMR, encoded by the exons ATGACTTCCAGGAGGCCAATGACTCGCTCTTTTTCTGCCAACGGGAGGACCAGCAGCTTCAGCGAAGAGGACAGCAGCTCTTTAAATGGCCGCACCGAAACCCGCAGTAATTACCTCTCAAATGTTAGGCCAGAAAACAG CTATTCAAGGTACTCTCACTACAGGCCGACGAG GAGCACTTTGTGCACTGTCATGGCTCAGCTTACCGAGGACGTACAACCATCCTTTGAGACCACCTTAAAGTCAAAGGCGGTGTCGGAAAACTGTAACGTAAAGTTCACCTGTGTTGTATCAG gttaTCCAGCTCCAGAACTGAAATGGTATAAGGATGATATGGAAATGGACCGTTACTGTGGACTTCCAAAGTATGAGATCCACAAAAATGGGAAACTTCACACCCTCCATATTTACAA ATGCACACTGGATGATGCGGCTATCTATCAGGTCTCAGCGAGCAATAGCAAAGGTATTGTCTCCTGCTCAGGGGTTTTAGAGGTAGGCACCATGAGTGAGTTCAAGATCCACCAGAGATTCTTTGCCAAGCTCAAGCAGAAAGCGGAGAAGAAGCGTAAAGACTTAGATGAGCTGAGCAAAAAGGAGGTCAAGGACAATATTCAGACAGAGGAACCGTGCATTAGTCCAGAGCCACCCCCAAGGAAACGCCCAGTCCCGTCAGTGGAGCCGGTCCAAGCAGCTAATGAGCCTGAAACTGTGGAGCAGCTGCACACTGCTGCAGGAGCCAATGGAGTTAGCTTTGACGTCAAAGAAACCGCCTCTGCAATACCTTTGGACAATAGTCTGGAGAAGGACATACCGGCCCCTGAGGAACTCGTGGCCAAGAAGAAACCAAAGATCACCAATGGTGTCGATGCCGGCGTTAACACCACCACAATTAGCAGTAGCAGTAGAGGCCATATGATCGGAAATGGAAGTGAAAACTGTTATGACGGCGGAATCAGTTTGGCGCAATTTTTATCCGAGAATCTCCAATCGCAGACTGATGAAGAGATCGAAAACTTACCTCAATTGGAAAAAACGCAGGAGATGGACGTATGTATCGAAAATGCGAGTACAGAGAAAGAAGGAAGACTGGAAAAGTTACAAGCAGAAAAGGAACAGCATGAAACGGCAAAAGAGAAAGAgaacataaaagaaaaagagttaGTTATAGAAAtggagaaagaaaaggaaaggtTGCAAGAAATGTCACATCTGGCAGAACACCCTAAACATCACAGAAAAGCGCTCAAGGATAATGACCATCATAATATTCAGTCATCCATCTCCTCCATGTTGCACACAGTCAAAGATTTCTTCTTTGGGAAAGGGAAGAAGGACTCTCATGAATACACTGAAAACAAAGATAAAGAACATGACCACGTTCCCAAGTTCATACAGCCTAAATCTACACAATCACAAACACCGCCATCATATCGGCTGTACAAGAAGCATCGGGCAGAGCTTGACAAAGCTCACATGGACCAAGTTGTACCTATGGAAATTGATAAGCCACCAGAGCCTTCAAAGTCTGTGGATGTAGAACAACAGTCGGTGTCAAAGAAACTCTCGACAGCACAAGAACGTAAAGTAAAAGTTGAAGAAGCTGTAAAGTCTCCAATTATTGAATTACCCCCTGGGAGACCAAAAGAGCCTACAGGACAAAGTAACCAAGAGACTGGGACTCTGGTGGATAACATGGAGGTATCAGCAGGTGAAGGAATCAGCGGTCCAGGTCAACAAACGCTATTGTCCGGTCTTCAAGTTCTCACTGAG GCTGAAGAGAAACATACTGAGGCAGTCACAAGTGCGGATATGGTTCTCTCACACCAACAAGAGTCAGAGACTCTGGTAGCTTCACCGCGACCTCATCACCCCGCTGGACACGCTACATCTTCACCCAGAGATGATAAGTCTCTCTCCCCAACCAGCCAAAGTTTCCCTCAACCGTCCAGCCTTATAAAAGATAATCACGCTCCTCCTCTCAGTGTTATCTCAGCTATGGAGACAAGTAGCCTCTATGTGACACCCACTTTGCAAGGGGGCGAGATAAATGTTGACAAGATGGATAAAGACAGTGAACCTGACAGAGAGGTGAACGACTCTTCCAAGAAATTACGTGGGGAAACTAAAGCGAATGTAAAAGAGCTACCCCGTCCCTATATAATCAGACCCGAGGTGGCTGTATTAACACCGCCTTCCCTGGAAAAGGGTAAACCTGCCAAAGAGGTGAACTATCCTACCAAGAAGTTATGTGTAAAAACTGAACAGAAGTTAATGGAGCTACCTCGTCCTGCTTTGAACAGACCCGAGGTGGCTGTATTAACACCGCCTCCCCTGGAAAAGGGTAAACCTGCCAAAGAGGTGAACTATCCTACCAAGAAGTTATGTGTAGAAACTGAAGAGAAGCTAAAGGAGCTACCTCGTCCTGGTATAAACAGACCAAAGGTGGCTGTATTAACACCGTCTTTGCTAGTAAAGTGTAAAcctgacaaagaggtgaactacCCTACGAAGAAGTTATGTGTAAAAACTGAAGAGAAGTTAATGGAGCTACCTCGTCCTGCTTTAAACAGACCCGAGGTGGCTGTATTAACACCGCCTCCCCTGGAAAAGGGTAAACCTGCCAAAGAGGTGAACTACCCTACCAAGAAGCTATGTGTAAAAACTGAAGAGAAGTTAATGGAGCTACCTCGTCCTGATATAAACAGACCCGAGGTGGCTGTATTAACACTGACTTTGTTGGAAGAGGGTAAACCTGACAAAGAACTGGACTACCCTTCAAGGATATTATgtgtacaaaatgaagagaaattaAAAGAGATACCCCGTCCTGATATAAACAGACCTGAAGTGTCTATATTAACATTACATTCACTGGAAGAGGGGAAACCTGCCAAACAGGTGAACTACCCTACCAAGAGGTTATGTGTGGGAACTCAAGAGAAATTAAAAGAGGTACCCTGTCCCGATATAAACAGACCTGAGGTGGCTATATTAACACCGACTTCGCTGGAAGAGGCTGTCAAAATAAGGTTAATTAAAGCACCCGTTCAGACAGTTGAGTCTAATATGGAAGCACGCAGTTCACAGAGAGATCACACAAAGGAGGAGGCTGAAAGTGTTTCTCTCATTCAGGAAATGAATGTAGGATTTTTACCTGCTGCAGCCCCCAAGATGGGTGACCTAAAAATGTGGTCTGAATACATGCCTTTTTTAACAGATGAAAGCAAAGAAGACTCAAAACTGAAACTACTGCAGAGTTCAGAGTCCGGTTTTAAAAGGCATGAGACGAGAagtgaaaggaaggaaggagtcaCTGATACTCGACTAAGAGACATTGTAGAAAATCTGAACAATCTGAAAGAACAAAAGCAGGTGATTGTACAACTTACTGAAACAAACAATGACGTTTTGGAAATGGTGACAGAAGAAAAGAAACCACTAGCAGTAGCAAATGAGTTGAAGAAGGAGTCGGTCAAGATCATTACAGACAAGAAAGATCATAAGGAGGTTAAATTAAGTGTTGTGGAAGAGGCTTCAAAAATGGCGCATCAAGGCCATAATGAGAAACAGCAGTGTTCCTCAGAAAATGTTCCACTCGCGTCCGATATAAGCACAAATAAAAGCACTGCCGTCCCAAGGATTGAAATAATAGAGCCGCAACCCAAACAGTTCACTCTGCCACTAACTATATTAGCACTCAAGAAGATAGAATCAGACCCAAGTAttttagaaaaacatttaaaaccgcAAGCTATAGCCTGGGATGTTCTTGATTCTTCAGGTCGTGACCATAAGCCATCACCCTCAGATGAAGCGAAGGAACTTTTGAAGTTAGATGACAAGACAGAAATAATTTTGCAGGCAAGGATGAAAGATAGTCAGCAGCTCCCTCAGGTAAACTATGCAACCATTcctcaaataaatgtttcatccaGCGATGACAAGAAGGATCATAAATTCGTAAACACGCAAGTCCTGGATTCTCTGCAGCCCTTAGAAACGTCGACGGTGCCTTTGTTTGTGGTCCCGCCAATATCTGTCACTTGTCATGAGAATGAGAGCGAACCAAAGAAAACCACTCACACTGAGTGGACAGAAACTGAAACTTTGGTGGTCACACAGAGTGTAAGACAGCGTGGCTCTGGCAACGACACGACAGCTATGTCTGAAAAACCTCAAGACATGGCAGAACAAAGTTTAACAGAGAACATTTCTTCTATGCCAAATGAAACTGTGCTacaaaggaggaatggcagcgGGCCTTCATTGAGTAGAACCACAGAGGACAATATTTCCCTTGAAAAACTGAAGGAAAACCCCTTAAAACAGGCTAAGATTGACAGTACTGTGACTGTTGAGGACCTCCTCAGAAGCAGAGCCCCTGTTGAGAGACTCGCACACAAACCCCCCACTCATCCATCACTGAGTCCTGGCAGTATCCGTAAATTCATGTCCAAGGCCGCTGCAGAGCTAGAAAGTGATGCTGGGATGATGGTCCCTGTGATCACAGTGGACGACCGTCAGCGCGACAAGGCGGACGATGACACGAGTGGCGGATCAACACCGACGTCCTCTACGCCGACATCTTCGCTGTCATGTGAAAGCAGCCCGAGGCTGAAACGAAGGGACAGTCTTTCACTCATACGCTCGGCCACGCCCGAGGAGTTGGCCTCGGGAGCCCGCCGCAAAATCTTCATTCCTAAAGCTAAGGAGGATCCGGACGAAGTTGCCGGCGCTCTGGAAGCTCAAAACAAGAAGGAGAGCCCCTACATGTCCCCCAGCCAGGCTCGCAGAGCAGCGTTGCTCCAAGCCCCCGTGGGACAAAACACCCCCCCAACAGAGAGGCGCTCTCCACTGATGAATCGCAGGAAGACCACGCTGGAGGTACCCAAAGTGGTGGAGGAACCGCCCAAAGAGGACCCAGTCAAGGGTGTAAAAGAGGAGAAAGTTGCTGAAAAGAAGTTTGACCCTCTGAAAG CACCACAGGTCATCCGTAAGATCAGAGGAGAACCTTTCCCAGATGCCTCCGGACACCTGAAGCTGTGGTGCCAGTTTTTCAACATACTCTCCGACTCCACCATTAAATGGTTCAGGGATGAAGAGGAAATACTGGAGGTCAAGAGAAG TGCAGGGGATGAGACCCAAGTGGCACTGGCTATTGTTCTGGCTGCAAGCCAAGACTGTGGCGTTTACGGTTGCACCATCCAGAACGAGTACGGCACAGACACCACAGACTTCCTCCTCAGCGTGGACA TTCTGTCTGATATACTTCTCAGAGAGGCTCTGGAAG TTGGAGAGGAGATAGAGATGACGCCACTGCTGTTCACCAAAGGCCTCGCCACCTCCAGCAACTGGGGCGACAAGTACTTTGGCCGCATCATGACCGAGATGGCACACATCGGCGAGGGTGTCAGCCATAAAGCCAGCAGAGTGAAAGTCATCTACGGCCTAAATCCTGTCTATGAGTCTGGAAGTACATGTATTATCAAGGTTCCAAACCCCATCGCCTACGGGACCAAGCAGGATAACAACCTTATAGACAGAAATctagaaatgacaaaacaa GAATGCAAAATCCAGAACATGATCAGAGAATATTGTAAAATCTTCGCGGCTGAAGCAAGAGCAATTGAAAACTTTGGCTCTTCACTAGA AGTGATTCCTCAGTACCTAATGTACCGACCCGCCAACTCAGTGCCGTACGCCACAGTGGAAGTTGACCTAAAGGGGGTCTTCCTCAAGTATTGTGCGACAGATGGTAAAGGCTGTCTGATTGCTCAAAGTGCCTCTGAGATGGAACAGAAATGCAGCACCTTCCAGCACTGGATTCACCAGTGGACGCACGGCAATTTACTCATCACCCGCATGGAAG gtgtTGAAACGAAGATTACAAATGTTAGAGTAGTGACCAAAACAAAAGG GTACCAAGGCCTGACAGACTGCAGCTCTCCAGAAGTCTTTGAGCAGTTCCCAACGGTCCACCAGTGCAACTACTACTGCGGACTTCTGGGCCTTTGCCCGCTCAAGACTCAGGACCAGCAGCAGACCACCAAGGTAAAGGGTTCCAAAAGCCCCTTGCTCAACCGCAAGTTGACCCCAGGCTCCGGCAGCCCCCAGCCACACCGTAAAGGACACAGCCCTCAGATGCCCCGGAAGGCTAATGTGAGCCCGAAGGTGACGAGAAAAGTCCAGGAGACAAAGGACATTGACTCAAACGGCAAACTCAAGCCTGCAGAAACTACTAATGCTCTTGAAATGAGGTAG